A single region of the Pararge aegeria chromosome 20, ilParAegt1.1, whole genome shotgun sequence genome encodes:
- the LOC120632537 gene encoding probable isocitrate dehydrogenase [NAD] subunit alpha, mitochondrial isoform X1 encodes MSKNYINALLKPFRESKVVESLLKLFESEANKSSGGVGGVKNEVPAGRTGAAQYSTGVRKVTLIPGHGIGPEITVAVQKIFEAAKVPIEWDEVDVTAVRGPDGKFGIPQKAIDSVNANKIGLKGPLMTPVGKGYRSLNLALRKEFDLYANVRPCKSLDGIKTLYDNVDVVTIRENTEGEYSGIEHEIVDGVVQSIKLITEEASKRVAEFAFQFAQENKRKKVTAVHKANIMRMSDGLFLRCCRDLATKYPSVTFEERYLDTVCLNMVQDPSKFDVLVMPNLYGDIMSDMCSGLVGGLGLTPSGNIGKNGALFESVHGTAPDIAGKDMANPTALLLSAIMMLRHLQLNDHADRVQNACYEVLREGKSLTGDLGGTGKCSEYTNAIISKLN; translated from the exons ATGTCGAAGAATTACATAAATGCGCTTTTGAAGCCTTTTCGTGAGAGTAAAGTCGTTGAGAGCTTACTGAAATTGTTTGAGTCTGAAGCGAATAAGTCTTCTGGAGGGGTTGGAGGCGTGAAAAATGAG GTCCCAGCGGGGCGAACAGGCGCTGCTCAGTACAGCACGGGGGTGCGGAAGGTGACACTCATTCCTGGGCACGGAATTGGCCCAGAGATCACTGTAGCTGTTCAGAAAATATTCGAAGCTGCCAAAGTACCCATAGAATGGGACGAGGTTGATGTCACAGCTGTTAGG GGTCCAGATGGCAAGTTTGGTATTCCACAAAAGGCTATTGACTCTGTAAATGCAAACAAAATCGGTCTTAAAGGCCCACTCATGACACCAGTTGGGAAAGGTTACCGATCCCTCAACTTGGCCCTTCGTAAGGAGTTTGACTTATATGCAAATGTTCGGCCTTGCAAAAGTTTAGATGG CATCAAGACGCTGTACGACAACGTGGACGTGGTGACCATCCGAGAGAACACGGAGGGCGAGTACTCGGGCATCGAGCACGAGATCGTCGACGGCGTGGTGCAGAGCATCAAGCTCATCACCGAGGAGGCCAGCAAGCGCGTGGCCGAGTTCGCGTTCCAGTTCGCGCAGGAAAACAAGCGGAAGAAGGTCACCGCCGTGCACAAGGCCAACATCAT GCGTATGTCCGACGGTCTGTTCTTGCGGTGTTGTCGAGACCTGGCCACTAAGTACCCCAGTGTGACCTTCGAAGAACGCTACCTTGATACAGTGTGCCTCAACATGGTGCAGGATCCATCGAAATTCGACGTACTC gTTATGCCGAACTTGTACGGTGACATCATGTCGGACATGTGctcaggtctggtgggaggtctGGGCCTCACGCCCTCCGGAAACATCGGCAAAAACGGAGCTCTATTCGAGTCT GTCCACGGAACGGCCCCGGACATTGCCGGAAAAGACATGGCAAACCCCACTGCCCTGCTTCTTTCTGCCATCATGATGCTGCGGCATTTGCAGCTCAACGACCATGCAGATAGAGTTCAAAATGCTTGCTACGAAGTCCTGCGGGAAGGAAAATCACTGACCGGAGACTTGGGAGGCACTGGGAAGTGTAGCGAATACACCAACGCAATTATTTCGAAGCTTAACTAA
- the LOC120632537 gene encoding probable isocitrate dehydrogenase [NAD] subunit alpha, mitochondrial isoform X3: MAARIIRKIVPAGRTGAAQYSTGVRKVTLIPGHGIGPEITVAVQKIFEAAKVPIEWDEVDVTAVRGPDGKFGIPQKAIDSVNANKIGLKGPLMTPVGKGYRSLNLALRKEFDLYANVRPCKSLDGIKTLYDNVDVVTIRENTEGEYSGIEHEIVDGVVQSIKLITEEASKRVAEFAFQFAQENKRKKVTAVHKANIMRMSDGLFLRCCRDLATKYPSVTFEERYLDTVCLNMVQDPSKFDVLVMPNLYGDIMSDMCSGLVGGLGLTPSGNIGKNGALFESVHGTAPDIAGKDMANPTALLLSAIMMLRHLQLNDHADRVQNACYEVLREGKSLTGDLGGTGKCSEYTNAIISKLN, from the exons ATGGCAGCAAGAATTATCAGAAAAATC GTCCCAGCGGGGCGAACAGGCGCTGCTCAGTACAGCACGGGGGTGCGGAAGGTGACACTCATTCCTGGGCACGGAATTGGCCCAGAGATCACTGTAGCTGTTCAGAAAATATTCGAAGCTGCCAAAGTACCCATAGAATGGGACGAGGTTGATGTCACAGCTGTTAGG GGTCCAGATGGCAAGTTTGGTATTCCACAAAAGGCTATTGACTCTGTAAATGCAAACAAAATCGGTCTTAAAGGCCCACTCATGACACCAGTTGGGAAAGGTTACCGATCCCTCAACTTGGCCCTTCGTAAGGAGTTTGACTTATATGCAAATGTTCGGCCTTGCAAAAGTTTAGATGG CATCAAGACGCTGTACGACAACGTGGACGTGGTGACCATCCGAGAGAACACGGAGGGCGAGTACTCGGGCATCGAGCACGAGATCGTCGACGGCGTGGTGCAGAGCATCAAGCTCATCACCGAGGAGGCCAGCAAGCGCGTGGCCGAGTTCGCGTTCCAGTTCGCGCAGGAAAACAAGCGGAAGAAGGTCACCGCCGTGCACAAGGCCAACATCAT GCGTATGTCCGACGGTCTGTTCTTGCGGTGTTGTCGAGACCTGGCCACTAAGTACCCCAGTGTGACCTTCGAAGAACGCTACCTTGATACAGTGTGCCTCAACATGGTGCAGGATCCATCGAAATTCGACGTACTC gTTATGCCGAACTTGTACGGTGACATCATGTCGGACATGTGctcaggtctggtgggaggtctGGGCCTCACGCCCTCCGGAAACATCGGCAAAAACGGAGCTCTATTCGAGTCT GTCCACGGAACGGCCCCGGACATTGCCGGAAAAGACATGGCAAACCCCACTGCCCTGCTTCTTTCTGCCATCATGATGCTGCGGCATTTGCAGCTCAACGACCATGCAGATAGAGTTCAAAATGCTTGCTACGAAGTCCTGCGGGAAGGAAAATCACTGACCGGAGACTTGGGAGGCACTGGGAAGTGTAGCGAATACACCAACGCAATTATTTCGAAGCTTAACTAA
- the LOC120632537 gene encoding probable isocitrate dehydrogenase [NAD] subunit alpha, mitochondrial isoform X2 codes for MSKNYINALLKPFRESKVVESLLKLFESEANKSSGGVGGVKNEVPAGRTGAAQYSTGVRKVTLIPGHGIGPEITVAVQKIFEAAKVPIEWDEVDVTAVRGPDGKFGIPQKAIDSVNANKIGLKGPLMTPVGKGYRSLNLALRKEFDLYANVRPCKSLDGIKTLYDNVDVVTIRENTEGEYSGIEHEIVDGVVQSIKLITEEASKRVAEFAFQFAQENKRKKVTAVHKANIMRMSDGLFLRCCRDLATKYPSVTFEERYLDTVCLNMVQDPSKFDVLVMPNLYGDIMSDMCSGLVGGLGLTPSGNIGKNGALFESVHGTAPSIAGQDKANPTALLLSGVMMLRHLRLYDFADKIEGSCFAVLKEGRVLTEDLGGKSTCTEYTNEIIRNMN; via the exons ATGTCGAAGAATTACATAAATGCGCTTTTGAAGCCTTTTCGTGAGAGTAAAGTCGTTGAGAGCTTACTGAAATTGTTTGAGTCTGAAGCGAATAAGTCTTCTGGAGGGGTTGGAGGCGTGAAAAATGAG GTCCCAGCGGGGCGAACAGGCGCTGCTCAGTACAGCACGGGGGTGCGGAAGGTGACACTCATTCCTGGGCACGGAATTGGCCCAGAGATCACTGTAGCTGTTCAGAAAATATTCGAAGCTGCCAAAGTACCCATAGAATGGGACGAGGTTGATGTCACAGCTGTTAGG GGTCCAGATGGCAAGTTTGGTATTCCACAAAAGGCTATTGACTCTGTAAATGCAAACAAAATCGGTCTTAAAGGCCCACTCATGACACCAGTTGGGAAAGGTTACCGATCCCTCAACTTGGCCCTTCGTAAGGAGTTTGACTTATATGCAAATGTTCGGCCTTGCAAAAGTTTAGATGG CATCAAGACGCTGTACGACAACGTGGACGTGGTGACCATCCGAGAGAACACGGAGGGCGAGTACTCGGGCATCGAGCACGAGATCGTCGACGGCGTGGTGCAGAGCATCAAGCTCATCACCGAGGAGGCCAGCAAGCGCGTGGCCGAGTTCGCGTTCCAGTTCGCGCAGGAAAACAAGCGGAAGAAGGTCACCGCCGTGCACAAGGCCAACATCAT GCGTATGTCCGACGGTCTGTTCTTGCGGTGTTGTCGAGACCTGGCCACTAAGTACCCCAGTGTGACCTTCGAAGAACGCTACCTTGATACAGTGTGCCTCAACATGGTGCAGGATCCATCGAAATTCGACGTACTC gTTATGCCGAACTTGTACGGTGACATCATGTCGGACATGTGctcaggtctggtgggaggtctGGGCCTCACGCCCTCCGGAAACATCGGCAAAAACGGAGCTCTATTCGAGTCT GTGCACggcacagcgccatctatcgccgggcaagacaaggccaaccCTACGGCTCTGCTCCTCTCCGGAGTGATGATGCTTCGTCACCTGCGGCTGTACGACTTCGCGGACAAGATCGAGGGCTCCTGCTTCGCGGTCCTGAAGGAGGGGAGAGTTCTCACGGAGGACTTGGGCGGGAAGAGTACTTGCACGGAGTACACCAATGAGATCATCAGGAATATGAATTAG